The genomic DNA aataccatacccagtaagttagggcacaacacctcgtatcttgaGAATAagtattttcaaaactcatgttgcgatttaaaagagtattcattatttaggttaaaggagaaaaatcgaaacccaataagttagggcacgattgtctcgaattaccaaatacggaatattacttttatgaaagaattattattgggttggatataatgataataagaataatattaaagtaaagtaaacaataatatatatataaatatatatatatatatatatatatatatatgtatgtatataatagaaatacacactactatataataataataataaatatagaaatacaaaaagcaaatataataaaaatattaaattaaagtaataaaaacaatactatatataaatatatatatatacataaaatatacactaatatataatagtaatagtgatagcaaaaataatgaaaatatgagtaatattaataatatattagaatacaaaagtaaagtaataacaatagggtgataataataataatgatacaaacaataatacatatatatataataatagtagttagaaataaaaataataaaagtaacaataatgatagtaataatataaataaatatgaagagggcatatataatataataataatataaataataatatatacatgaggaataataataataatataaataatagtaaaaataataaaataataaaacaaagctctcaactctctttctcctcttttctaaatccgCCGTTGGTCCGCTTTATTATCATCATGGACCCCACGGGCGCCATCAGTATCCACTGCATACAATGGTCGGACCTCAAAAAAACTTTTTGGTAATGgaaatatgggtaagcttcttacttttatttttactttatataaaaaaacaaaataaaattgaaaggaaaacaataaacaaacaaataactaaagataagaatagacaaaagaaacctcttttgctttgatctttgattaatctccaaaaactagcctttccaagaaacaaaaataaccttatttccaaaaaaacaaaaaaacctcCTCCAAAACAAAGAACAATCCTTCTCCAAAAAACCAAAACCCCCCCTAAAACAAAGTCTTgagtggcttttatagccaaattttacaagtggagtggttagggtggtttaggtggccaagggtggtggagttggtggccaaggtgggtggccaacaaaggtggtggagtaggtggccaaggtttttatttatttatttatttttttttgtgtttgggttgggattaggttgggccaaaattgggtttgggcttgtaactggataataggctaggtttaatttgggtttggttttattgggtccCGGGCAAAATTTAGGTcttacaattattattattattattattatatactgATTTTGTATTcaataataatgaataaattttaATGTAATTAAAGTTGGATTTGAattaaaattgattttatttctcttaattactatatatatatatatatatccatattCCGTCTCACTTTTACTATACCTTACATAATTAAGTTTCATTGAAGTTGGTTGTTATTCGTTTCTTCAACAATGAAATCTTTTTCATTCTtctcttttttccttttatttttctttgtcaATATCGAACTATCATATCAACAAGTGGATTACAATGAATCTACGTTTAGAAATTATAATCAAAGTAATATCACTCAAGGTACCGGGCTTGAAAGTATAGCTTTCGATTGTAAAGGTGAAGGTCCTTACGCTGGAGTATCCGATGGAAGAATACTTAAATGGGAAGGACCGAAATTTGGTTGGAAAGAGTTTGCTGTTCCTTCTTCATTTAGGTACATTTATAAATTATTCATATTGGTCCtttcagtttttatttttataactcataaatttttttattgatgaattttaattttttttgtttattttattggaTTAGGATAAGGAAATTATGTGATGGCTCAATAGATCCGAATCTTGAACCAATATGTGGAAGGCCATTAGGTTTAAAATTCCACATTGAAACATGTCATCTTTATATTGCCGATGCGTATTATGGTCTTTTAGTAGTAGGACCTTATGGTGGCGTGGCTGAAAAACTTGCTACTTCAGCGGGAGGAATTCCGTTTAAATTTACAAACGGATTAGATATTGATACTAAGACCGGAATGGTCTATTTTACGAATAGTAGTACTGTCATTCAAAGAAGGTAATTTTATCTCTTTTATGTTTATCACTAGTaattaaatttgttttaaaaattttattttatattaaataaattatttttgtgaTTGTTTAGGAACATCGATTCTTTATTAAGATCCCTTGATCAAACAGGAAGGCTGCTAAAGTACAATCCTTACACCAAAGAAGTACATGTGATATATAATGATTTAGTTTTTCCTAATGGGGTCGCCTTGAGTAAGAACAATTTGTTCCTTTTAGTGGCCGAATCAACTAGAAtgcgaattttgaaatttaatctcgAGAGTGGAGCAAAAGCTAAAAACATGTCAGAAGTATTTGCTGACCCAGAAGTATTTGCCGTATTACCTAGAGTGCCGGATAACATCAAGAGAAATAAAGACAGTGACTTTTGGGTGGCTTTAAATACTGGAAGATCAGAGAGTATTCAATCGGATGCTTCAGATCCGATCGGTGTCAAGTATAATGAAAAAGGCACAGTTCTAAAACGTTTGGATGGACACAATGGAATAATCTTCAACTCTATTAGTGAAGTTAAAGAGTATAACCATAGATTATATATAGGTTCGATCACTAAACCTTATGTCGGCATCCTAAATGACTATTAGGatcgattttaatttttttttcaataattACAATTTAGGAGAGGGgatttaaatgttttttttttgctaaatttAGGAAAGGAGATGTTATTACATTTTAGGATTACAGCtttttatcatatatttattttaaatttattatgataTGATCTCTTAATAATAAAGTATTGCATTAGAGAAAGAAAGTGGCATGAATGACAGAAACTGAAGACCAAAGTAAATTGACTTTACTTATATTTAAATGAATGTTACAATTAGctaggaaaaaaaaataaaatattggacCAGCTGTCCTCATTTgggttttataaataaaataatcttcACAATAGTTTACAacttttgaaaaaagaaaagaaaaggtataATACATAAATAACCCCTGTATTTTTCAGGATGGTCCCTGTGTCaattttttgtcaaaatttttattcttttcagAATTCCATTGATTGCTAAATCAAATGCATCATCTATGGTCTCTAACCTAGACCTAGGATCACCATAAACGATCCTTGGAATCAATTTTATAACTTCTTCTCTCATTGCCAATTGTTCATCCTTCGAAACTTGAAGCAATGTTTGGTTGATTGTAACTTTTCCAACTCGTAAATCCTTTGATGAAATGAATACTGAATATCTGTTGTGATCCTTTGGTAAATGCCATACATATTGTGTATAAGCACTCCCTGGATGGAAGAAAACTGGGATACAACCCGATAATATCGAATCGAATGTTGATCTTCGGGTTAACGAATCTCCCGGAGGTTGCAAACAGAAGACTGAGCTtcgaaatagactcattaagttaaCTGGGTCGTCGCATTGATTGAACAAACTGCAATCCATGAAGTTGCATAACTTGTTTGAAGCTTGGCATTGGTCGATAATCTCGGCACGGATTGATCCTTTTTGTTTCGATCTTCGAGCACCTGCGAACGAGAATAAGTAAGGTCTGTTCTGTTTTCTGAGGAATTCTTGCCATTGATGAACTTGGAAATCATTTACAGGATGGAAATACGTCGGATACGGTACCGCAACGTCGTTTTTTGAGTACCCTGTTTCGATTGTCAACATTGTTATGTTTTCCGACTCCGGCAAGAGCCTGAAGTTGCTGCCCCAGTCCGATTTCCGGTTCGATTTTCGTCGAAAATCTCGAGCAATCCGACCTGAAATCAAGAAATGATCCATACCTGAATTCCTTTTCCATTCAGGTTTTCTTGCAAGCCAAGCAACCAAATCGATCCCCGATAAATCTCTCATCGACGTATTGAATCCCCACAAATATCGACGAAGATCCAAACCAGCATAGTACGGCACGAAAACGGCGGAAGCAAGAGTCGAATCGTCGGTTAAACAGTCGTATTTCTTCATTCGATTATGAAAAATAACCTCCAACATGAACTGATTCGTAGAAAACCAACTATTCTTCCATAAATCCGAAGCATTTAAAGCTTCAATCCCAGGGCCTAAACCCGAATTTTCCAAAGATTTGCACATACTGTATTTATCAGTTGATCTTGTAATCAACTGACAATCTTTGATCACATCTTCATTGAATATCTTGGGAAGATCATGGATATAAATGTACCGACCCAAGCATGAATCTTCGGTTTCGTTCAACTTTCCAGGAAAATAAGTTACAGAACCAGTTGATTTTCCGTGAAAATAAACGTGCCCTTTAATGTTCTCAAAGAAGAGATGATTAAAACAGAGTAACATGAAGAACAAAACAACGGGGAAAAATAGAACAAAACAGAAGTGATTGCTGCAATACTTTCTTTTCGATTGATTCTTCCATTTGATATTCTTGGTGGGATTTCCTGCACAAAACTCTGATATCAATACATGGAGTTTCATTGCAgattaaaggaaaaagaaaaagaaataagtgaatgaatgaatgagaGCTTGTTCATGAACTTTCAAGCTATCATAAGATATTGAAAATGGCTGACTTGATGATGGGGGGAAAAGATTTTCAATGGGCAAATGCATGTAAAAGCTAGGGATGATTCATGAATCAAgaaaaatgattttttattttgagcTTACACGGACTGGAAAACAAAAAAAGACTGGTTGACCAAGTAATTGTTCATTTTTCAAAGGTAGTTGGAAACAAGTATTTagcagaaaagaaaattgaagaataaaataatataaaataaattaaattttatgtaatacaaattattttaaaaactaatattaaaaaatacattAAAGCAATCTGAACACTAAAATTGTCAAATTTATTTTTTGGacatttattgataaaaatatacgTTTTAATTGTTACTAAAGccattttttaattatatttgttttttaatattttattatattattgagtgtttaaaaaacaaaaaagtgGTAGAAAAAGTGTTCGGGACGAAAGTCAGTGGCGGTGGGCGACGGCTAAGTTAAAAGTTCAAAGTTCAAACCATGTGGTCTTTAATCTATAGGGTTAATTCCATCATAAGTCCTCAAGCTATAGTACATATTCTAAATTAGTCCTTAATcttcaaaatgttttataaatctTGAGGTATTAATATTGTATCCATCAAGTCCTTATGTTAATCTAACCTAGGTCACATATAATATTAGGCATATTTAAAACATGTGTAGCAAATTGTAAACATGTATGCCTATGATAGCAATAACTTGGATCAGATatgttaaaagaaaaaataattttaaatttttttattgacattGCATATTTTTAACACATTTGCTTCAAATTATTCATGCAGTAAATATATACccgtttataattttatttcgtGATTTTAAATATGTTACATGTCATATTCGAATCAAAATTTAACGCTTAAATTAATAGTTAAGTTGACTGAAAAAACCTGATTGATACCATATTAAGACCTTGAGGATTCAATTAGAATGTTTAGAAGTTTGGGTACTAATTTAAAATATGGGTAACAGTTTGGGATGTTTTAATACAATTAACCCTGTATATAAATTATGAATTTTCCAGGAAAGAACCCGAGAGATATTAATGGCAGGTTTAGGGTTTAGCTGAGTTACGTTGCTACTAAGGGAGGTTATATTAGAGGgaataaatatgaatattttaaaattcctaataaaatatttttcaaaaactctaatattattaagtgaaaagttatatttaaataaaaaatattttattatcacTAATACCCAACtaaactattttaatattttttaatttatatatttgtatCGAGATCTACACATATCAATATTTTAATAGGAGATCAATAATTTTGGTTACCATCAGGGCACACaaattagaatttttattttattaaaaatatataattctcTTTTATAAAGCATATGgttgaataaataatatatatttttggtaGAAAAATACCTAACGCAAGCCTAAAGAAATATCAGTACCACGTTGCTTGATTTGTTATCAGAAGAGAAAGATGAATATCTTCCTCCAATAAATCCCGAACAAAAATTGGCGGTTCTTCAATGACCATCAATTGATTCAAGCCACTTTCAACTGTCATAGTTACGCAATTAATAACTTTGTTATTATTAATCTGGATGTAACTGAAATTAATCTGTTAATCTTTGGAACAATATTTATGAATAAAGAATATATTTAGCAGTAGTATTCAATTAATTTGTATATATCATTATTGGCTTGTGAtagtatttaaatttgaatttgaatatttttttaaatttaaaatttattatttattaaagttatttaatttattttgtaaaaaaagtttaaatttgGACATCaggtatttaaaattaatatttgataatgtcttttttttttaggAAATATTTGATATTGTCCTGTTTTCCTTTTGGAATATTTAAAAAAAGAgaagtaattttaattttaatttgttaaagagaatatccaatttatttattttcatctctAATAAATTATAATAGCTGTGATTATATTGATGATGGTTATAGGGGTGTAATTAGGATATTGATTCTTATAAGTTATTTGAGtttgatttaaaaataatttagagtCGATTCGATAATAATCTAGCTGAGCTTGAGCAACTCAAGCATTGTCAAGTTGAATAGTACTCAACTCAAATGGCTCACAAGTTGTATTGaacttttcatttttaatatatataattgctCTTAACATATTATTACTCTAAGCTCAATTATTGAGTTGACTTTGAGCTCTAGTTTAAATACATACAAGCTTAACCGAGCTCGAGTTGAGTAACAAGCTTTGAATTTTGAATCAAGCTTGAGTCTGATAATATATGAGCTTGGCTCGTCTCAATTATACTTCTAATTATATAGTAGATTCAAATAGGcttataatttatacatatttatttaaagaataataatattttataaaaaaaattcaaataccaATTAACAACTTTTGAACAAGTTAAAAGGGAAAATTACATATCAATCCTCGAAAAAGGTTGACTTGGTGCTTTTATATGGTAGTGCACCCATAAGAGTTTTTAACCCCATTGAAAAAGCCAACTTCAATTGTTGAAACGTAATTCGCTAAACATCATCTAAATACAATGTTACAATGCAGTTATGAAATAAATACGCAAGGCAAAATGGATCTCACTTATTTCTACTATCCATCTAAAGGAGGcctaaatatgatattttaaacGGAAGGTAAATCTGGATTTTGTATGTTTAATCCTTTAGGCGCCATGTTGGTATAGCAAGAAGATGGTTGGCTCTAGGACAAACAAGTCCAAAATCTTCACTCATATCCAACTCAATTCCCAACATACCATTAGGAAGCTTCCAATTAAAGCAATGAACCAATTGTGCCACCACAAGCCGAACCACGGTGAGACCTAATTGCATTCCGGGACAGCCTCTGCGACCGGCACCGAACGGAATTAGCTCGAAGTTGCATCCGCGAAGATCGATGTCGCTTCCAATGAATCTCTCCGGATAAAACCTTTCTGCATAAGTCCAAACCCTTTCATCCCGACCTATGGCCCATGCGTTTATGAAGATGCGTGAGTTTTTCGGTATGTGAAAGCCATCCACGGTGCAATCTTCCCTGGCTGCATGTGGGGTCAACAACGGTCCAACTGGATGTAGCCTAAAGCTTTCTTTTACAACCATGTCTAAGTATTCCAATTTCTCCAGGTCCGATTCCGTGACCATCCTTTCCATGCCTACCACGTTTTCGAGTTCCTTTTGGACTTTCTTCATCACTTGTGGATGTCTGATGAGTTCAGTCAGTGTCCAATCGATCGCAACTGCTGAAGTATCCATTGAACCTGCAAGCATGTCCTGTAAGAATAAAATTCAGTGCCTATAATGAATGATTAAGATTTGAATTATTTACCGAGATATAGAAACGTACCAAGATAATTGCTTTGATCGTGTCTCGCTCGACGCGGTACTCATTGGTTTCTTCAGATCCCATGAATCCCAACATGACATCAACAAAGTCCTTGACTCTGTTTTCATCTTTAGATCGAACATGCTCGTCGATTATCTTCTCGAAGAAGTCATCAGAATCTTTGGCAATAATTTTCATACGCTTTGTTAGTCCCTGGAGATCAAGTGCTCTAATTTGAGGAATATAATCAGCTAAGTTAAACGTAGCTGCAATCTGCATAGCCTCTCGAATCATAACTTCAAACCCCTTTTCACTAAAATCGCTACGATCATACTTCTTTCCGATGATCATCCTACACGAAATCTCGGTACTAAACGACGAGACCATAGAACTAAGATTGACAACACCAGCAGTAGCAGCCACCTCTCGAATATATTGAACACAACCATGAAGTTCTTCCATCCTCATGGATCCAAAAGAACTGACTTTGTGGTTACTAAGCAATTCCAAAGTGCACATCTTACGCATGTTGCGCCAATACGGACCGTAGGGAGAGAACACCAAGTTCTGTTGATTGTAAGAAATATGTTTGGAACAATCATGTGGGGGCCTGCTAGCGAAAACAAGGTCATGCGTCTTGAGGAATAGCTCGGCGGCTTCGGGAGAGGAAACCACAATCACCGGCATCAAGCCGAAGCGTAAGTGCATGATGGGACCATACTTCTGAGCTAATCATTGAAAATCATGGTGAGGGTTCTTCCCTATCATCAAAAGGTTTCCGATAATTGGAAGGCCTTTCGGACGGGGCGGTAACCTCTTGTTTTTAGCCATTCTTGTCCATGTCAAGGCTTGAAAGAAAAAAACAAGTCCAACAGCAACTGCAAGAAGTGTACATGCCATGTCCATGGTGGTCGTAATTTGCTGTGGTTGAGCTTGAAGACAGACAAGTTTATATTGGTTTAGAGCTTAAAGACAGACCAGTAAAACAGGCAAcaaatgataaataattaatatccatttgattttgtcaatctaataattagcttaattaattattaaatgcaTATAATCTATCAAATGACGCATAATAAAGGTGATTTTTTTCAATTATTCTTGCATCAAATtacattaaaaactaaaatttttaaaatgacgTATAACAAaggtaatttttaaaatttttattagcctttcaaaaattttagaatttttattaagccctcaatttaaaaaaataattaaatcctCAAAGTTTTTGAAAATTCTTATTAAACCTTCcaaaagtttaaaaaaattaaaaattttaactaacTCCTAAACATAACACCAAAATCTACCACCATGTGACCCCATCCACTACCTCAATATTGTATTAAAAAAGCAATggaaattatatattatatattttcttcGTATTGGTTTTATCTCCTTGAATTTGGTAAAGACATGGCATAAATTATGTGTGTATAAATTTGTTCTCGCTTCATCATATTAGATTTAATTGCATTAGAGATTCTTAAAATATAATCTTCATTTTAAATtgatttctaaattttaaaatgttctaATTACATCTATAAACTATCGATGTTAATTAAATCATGCCCTGTAAAATCTTatatgacataatttaaaatgaaagcttttaaagagaaataaaatattcacataacttttaaattaaaaactaaaataaaataaaattaaaaagtgaACGATTATTTTTGTAGAAGTTCCAAAAATCTCAAAATCAACAATTTTAATAACAAaagattttattaatataatataaataatttaaagatattattaaaatatcttaaactttaaaaatcaattttaattagattcataatttaaaaatatttattacaattaactCATCATATTAATTACATTTGTTTCTCAGTTAGAGAAGCTCAGAGAATTTGTCGCATGACTGAAATATTCAATAAATCCAACTTCTATTAAAGAAAATGTCAAAACACTTTAACGTCATTTTACTTTGGCATCCAACTTTAAAAAATAACTCATTTTAGCCTATTGTTTAATTTTTgtctcttttaatttttaatttttatttttatcaaatcaccttAAAATAGACATAAAAGTTAACGTTTGTTAACTTTGCTAACATGACATGCACATGAATTGCCATATGGATGATatgtcaacatttaattaatttttcaaaatttaaaatataataaaaatacttttataattttttttatttttaataattttaatgatttttaattttaaaaagaatttttatttttttgaatttttaaaattttaaaaaaataattaaatgtttatgtgTTATCTACTTGACAATCACGTTTATGCTGCACCAATGAAGTTAAAAAcgttaacatttttatttattttaggtgaATTggcaaaaaaataaatttaagggctaaaaaataaaaaataaaaaatagttaaaatgaCTTTTTATAGAGTTGGAGGCCAAAAAATCAATATACCTTTTACTTTATGTCATTTTACACAAATTCgcttttattaaaaatatcaaatactTTAGGGTCATATTTATAAAAGATTAGGTTGAATTTAGATGTGCTCATGAGTCGGGTCAAACTAGATTTAAGAAAAGTAAATACAGGTCCAACCCGAcccacatttattttatttttagattaatttttatttaaaattaattttattaatatatatatatatatatatatatatatatataatacactaAATGCATTAAAGaagattaaaataaaagtttttaacacattaaaaatacattaaaaatatttatattaaaaaataccataaatataataaatgtttttattatattaaaaactactataaatataataaatattttattttattaaatgtgaacttttaaattttaaatttgggctTGGTTATTTAGTTGTGTTAGTTTTTTTAAGTCTTGGACAATAGATTTAATTGTTATTGGATTaatgatttaatataaatataaatatataattattatttaacatatataattaatataatattattttataacataatatttaGGTCGGTCGAGCCCGATTCATAAGAGTTTTTAACCCTGGTTGAAAAACCCAACTTCAGTTGTTGAAACGCAATTCATTGGACACCATCCAAATACAAGGTTAAAATACAGTTGACTAGAAAATATAAACAAGGCAAAATGGATCTCGCTTATACCTAGAGCTAATCATGGGTCGGGTTGGGTCGGGCTAGTGCAAAAAATTAGACCCATTTTTTTGGTTTGGATCTAATTTGGCCCAAAAAATGggtttaaaattttgttcaaatttga from Gossypium arboreum isolate Shixiya-1 chromosome 9, ASM2569848v2, whole genome shotgun sequence includes the following:
- the LOC108454986 gene encoding protein STRICTOSIDINE SYNTHASE-LIKE 10-like; amino-acid sequence: MKSFSFFSFFLLFFFVNIELSYQQVDYNESTFRNYNQSNITQGTGLESIAFDCKGEGPYAGVSDGRILKWEGPKFGWKEFAVPSSFRIRKLCDGSIDPNLEPICGRPLGLKFHIETCHLYIADAYYGLLVVGPYGGVAEKLATSAGGIPFKFTNGLDIDTKTGMVYFTNSSTVIQRRNIDSLLRSLDQTGRLLKYNPYTKEVHVIYNDLVFPNGVALSKNNLFLLVAESTRMRILKFNLESGAKAKNMSEVFADPEVFAVLPRVPDNIKRNKDSDFWVALNTGRSESIQSDASDPIGVKYNEKGTVLKRLDGHNGIIFNSISEVKEYNHRLYIGSITKPYVGILNDY
- the LOC108456138 gene encoding probable xyloglucan galactosyltransferase GT15, which gives rise to MKLHVLISEFCAGNPTKNIKWKNQSKRKYCSNHFCFVLFFPVVLFFMLLCFNHLFFENIKGHVYFHGKSTGSVTYFPGKLNETEDSCLGRYIYIHDLPKIFNEDVIKDCQLITRSTDKYSMCKSLENSGLGPGIEALNASDLWKNSWFSTNQFMLEVIFHNRMKKYDCLTDDSTLASAVFVPYYAGLDLRRYLWGFNTSMRDLSGIDLVAWLARKPEWKRNSGMDHFLISGRIARDFRRKSNRKSDWGSNFRLLPESENITMLTIETGYSKNDVAVPYPTYFHPVNDFQVHQWQEFLRKQNRPYLFSFAGARRSKQKGSIRAEIIDQCQASNKLCNFMDCSLFNQCDDPVNLMSLFRSSVFCLQPPGDSLTRRSTFDSILSGCIPVFFHPGSAYTQYVWHLPKDHNRYSVFISSKDLRVGKVTINQTLLQVSKDEQLAMREEVIKLIPRIVYGDPRSRLETIDDAFDLAINGILKRIKILTKN
- the LOC108454987 gene encoding cytochrome P450 71AU50-like, with protein sequence MHLRFGLMPVIVVSSPEAAELFLKTHDLVFASRPPHDCSKHISYNQQNLVFSPYGPYWRNMRKMCTLELLSNHKVSSFGSMRMEELHGCVQYIREVAATAGVVNLSSMVSSFSTEISCRMIIGKKYDRSDFSEKGFEVMIREAMQIAATFNLADYIPQIRALDLQGLTKRMKIIAKDSDDFFEKIIDEHVRSKDENRVKDFVDVMLGFMGSEETNEYRVERDTIKAIILDMLAGSMDTSAVAIDWTLTELIRHPQVMKKVQKELENVVGMERMVTESDLEKLEYLDMVVKESFRLHPVGPLLTPHAAREDCTVDGFHIPKNSRIFINAWAIGRDERVWTYAERFYPERFIGSDIDLRGCNFELIPFGAGRRGCPGMQLGLTVVRLVVAQLVHCFNWKLPNGMLGIELDMSEDFGLVCPRANHLLAIPTWRLKD